Within Cellulophaga sp. L1A9, the genomic segment CAGGGAATTCATTAATACCAATATTATAGAGATTGATACTTTCATTATAAAGTTCTCTGCGGTCGGCTAAATGGTTTTCTAATTCCGACACTCTAGACTGTAACGCTAAAAAAGAAGTGTTCGCTTTTAACTCCGGATAATTTTCAGAAACTACCATAATAGAAGCTAAGGTTTTGTTTAACGCATTAGATTTCAATACTTTTTCTTCATTACTTTTTGCACTCAAGTATTGCGTTCTCAATTCCGTCACCTTAGTTAGCAGGTTTTCTTCATAATCCATATACCTCTTTACTATTTTTACCAATTCCGGAACTTCATCAGCGCGCTGTTTTAGTAGCACATCAATATTCGCAAAGTTTTTATCGGTATTAGCCTTTAGCATAACCAAACGGTTGTAGAGCGAAATAATTCCTCTTACAAAAAACACGACTATAAGGGCTATAATGATGATAAACAAATAGGGTTTCATTTTTTTATATTTTACAGATTAAATGGTAATACTTCTTTTAAATTAAATAGTTCCGACAGCGATGTAAATGAAAAGAATAGTTCATTTTCTTGGACGGTAACTTCACAAGTTAAAATAACGCTGATACAGGCGATCAAAATCAAAAGGTATTTTACAAATGATTTTTGCAAGGGTCGCATTAAACTCCACTGTTGCACGTGTTCATAAGTTGCAACCCCAAATACATCTTTGGAAGGGTCTTTTTCAATGAATACCTGTTGGTTTCTATTCGTGGCTTTACCGATAAGTAGCACGTTCATATTTTCTTCTAATAAAAACAATTGAAAACGTCTATCACCAGCGGAATAAGAGTATTTAGATTCTGGTAAATCTATCAACTCAAGATGATCTCCTGACACAGTAATAATACCACTCCCGTCATTAATTTGAAACGGATTG encodes:
- a CDS encoding LemA family protein; this encodes MKPYLFIIIIALIVVFFVRGIISLYNRLVMLKANTDKNFANIDVLLKQRADEVPELVKIVKRYMDYEENLLTKVTELRTQYLSAKSNEEKVLKSNALNKTLASIMVVSENYPELKANTSFLALQSRVSELENHLADRRELYNESINLYNIGINEFPDLLIAKPFGFKNKQLLQITQTEKKYDGIQF